The following coding sequences are from one Wenzhouxiangella sp. AB-CW3 window:
- a CDS encoding dodecin — translation MSDHIYKHIELTGSSTESLEQAIRNAIKRASKTVRNMRWFEVIDTRGHITEGDVEHWQVTIKVGFTLNE, via the coding sequence ATGTCCGACCACATCTATAAGCATATCGAACTGACCGGCTCATCCACCGAGAGCCTGGAGCAGGCCATCCGCAATGCCATCAAGCGGGCCTCGAAGACGGTGCGCAACATGCGCTGGTTCGAGGTCATCGATACGCGTGGTCATATTACCGAAGGCGATGTCGAACACTGGCAGGTCACGATCAAGGTGGGTTTTACGCTCAATGAGTGA
- a CDS encoding ATP-binding cassette domain-containing protein, which translates to MSLISIRALDFSIGGPLLLEKAELDVGTDERIALVGRNGAGKSTLLKLMAGDIHPDDGQIVYGPGVRVARLQQEVPESAGGTVFDQVIAGAGELGEWLAEYHRVSQGEFDPETLAALQSRIETAGGWDLDAQVERVIDHLGLDGEVPFDQLSGGMKRRVLLGQALVRQPDVLLLDEPTNHLDIEAIEWLEDMLRSFAGTLVFVTHDRRFLRSLATRIVEIDRGQVTSWPGDWDNYLRRVEERAHAEALENQRFDKRLAEEEVWIRQGIKARRTRNEGRVRALKAMRAERAQRRERQGNVRMEAASAGQSGRKVIQAKNISFAWDGRAMVRDFSTTIFRGDRIGLIGPNGSGKSTLLKLMLGQLQPDQGEVRLGTGLEIAYFDQHRSVLREDWNAAENVAEGREFIELNGRRKHVIGYLQDFLFTPERARAPITRLSGGERNRLLLARLFARPSNLLIMDEPTNDLDVETLELLEDVLADYTGTLLLVSHDRDFLDNVITASLVMEGDGQIGEYVGGYSDWLRQRPRNDADEPVKPESQPDPRPAPRTNRANKPAKLSYKLARELEQLPGEVEALEVRMAELTERMNDPDFFRQDAEAITRLTGEVESLQAELDRAYERWEELESRQA; encoded by the coding sequence ATGTCTCTCATTTCCATTCGTGCCCTCGATTTCAGTATCGGCGGGCCGTTGCTGCTCGAAAAAGCCGAACTCGACGTTGGCACGGATGAGCGCATTGCCTTGGTGGGTCGCAATGGCGCGGGCAAGTCGACCCTGCTGAAACTGATGGCCGGCGATATTCATCCCGATGACGGGCAGATCGTCTACGGGCCGGGTGTTCGTGTTGCACGGTTGCAGCAGGAAGTGCCCGAGTCGGCCGGTGGCACGGTATTCGACCAGGTGATTGCCGGCGCTGGCGAGCTGGGTGAGTGGCTGGCCGAGTATCACCGTGTCAGTCAGGGTGAATTTGACCCGGAGACCCTGGCCGCGCTGCAATCCCGCATCGAGACGGCCGGTGGATGGGACCTGGATGCCCAGGTCGAGCGCGTGATCGACCACCTTGGCCTGGACGGTGAAGTGCCGTTTGACCAGCTCTCCGGCGGCATGAAGCGCCGTGTCCTGCTCGGCCAGGCGCTGGTGCGCCAGCCCGATGTCCTGCTGCTCGACGAACCGACCAACCACCTCGACATCGAGGCCATCGAGTGGCTGGAAGACATGCTCCGGAGTTTTGCCGGCACGTTGGTCTTCGTGACTCACGATCGCCGCTTCCTGCGCTCGCTGGCCACGCGCATCGTCGAAATCGACCGTGGTCAGGTGACGTCCTGGCCGGGCGACTGGGACAATTACCTCAGACGAGTCGAGGAGCGCGCCCATGCCGAGGCGCTGGAGAACCAGCGCTTCGACAAGCGCCTGGCCGAGGAGGAGGTCTGGATTCGCCAGGGCATCAAGGCCAGGCGCACCCGCAACGAGGGCCGCGTGCGTGCCCTCAAGGCCATGCGTGCCGAACGCGCGCAACGGCGCGAACGTCAGGGTAATGTGCGCATGGAAGCCGCCAGTGCGGGTCAGTCGGGTCGCAAGGTGATTCAGGCCAAGAACATCTCGTTTGCCTGGGATGGCCGGGCCATGGTCAGGGACTTCTCGACCACCATTTTCCGCGGGGACCGCATTGGGCTGATCGGCCCGAATGGAAGTGGCAAATCCACGCTGCTCAAACTTATGCTCGGCCAGCTTCAACCGGATCAAGGCGAGGTCCGGCTGGGGACCGGGCTGGAAATTGCATATTTCGACCAGCACCGTTCGGTGCTGCGCGAGGACTGGAACGCGGCCGAGAATGTTGCCGAAGGCCGGGAGTTCATCGAACTCAACGGGCGCAGAAAACATGTCATCGGCTACCTGCAGGATTTCCTGTTTACCCCCGAAAGGGCGCGCGCGCCGATCACTCGTCTGTCGGGTGGTGAGCGCAACCGGCTGCTGCTGGCCCGGTTGTTTGCCCGCCCCTCCAACCTGCTCATCATGGACGAGCCCACCAACGATCTCGACGTCGAGACCCTTGAGCTGCTCGAGGACGTATTGGCCGACTACACCGGTACCCTGCTGCTGGTCAGCCACGACCGCGATTTTCTCGACAACGTCATCACCGCCAGCCTGGTGATGGAGGGTGACGGCCAGATCGGCGAATACGTCGGCGGCTACAGCGACTGGCTGCGCCAGCGTCCCCGGAATGATGCGGATGAACCGGTCAAGCCCGAGTCACAGCCGGATCCCCGGCCCGCGCCAAGAACCAACAGGGCAAACAAGCCGGCCAAGCTCAGCTACAAACTGGCCCGCGAGCTCGAGCAGTTGCCCGGCGAGGTCGAGGCGTTGGAAGTACGCATGGCCGAGCTGACCGAGCGCATGAACGACCCGGATTTTTTTCGTCAGGATGCCGAGGCCATCACCCGCCTGACCGGCGAGGTCGAATCGCTGCAGGCTGAGCTGGACCGGGCCTATGAGCGCTGGGAAGAGCTCGAATCCCGGCAAGCCTGA
- a CDS encoding alpha/beta fold hydrolase, producing the protein MSTRKGRSGFPWRRTIGLVVAVAILGGIAKWLWWTEHHPEQERELRLQVQEQLHDWFPEQMALPDELFGFIPRSQRHDDSRPPDVLLLHGLDEPGGIWDELANAFDEAGINAWEFRYPNDQAIDHSTDLLAEHWPELDSDHELILIGHSMGGLVIRDFITRWRHPADADARVDGPAVAGVILVGTPNQGSEWARLRAWLELREWISDIRERRFSLFAALRDGTGAAKIDLRPDSRFLGELNERDWPDWVEMKIIGGVLAEPTPAMTESVSALVEQFGREGVVEELLERWDDIGAGLGDGVVPVESLALPDQPEPLVLDASHRGLLVPMPLTEGEPPAIEPVVKTVLEWQGEN; encoded by the coding sequence ATGTCAACCCGGAAAGGCAGGTCAGGTTTTCCATGGCGCAGGACAATCGGCCTGGTCGTGGCCGTTGCCATACTGGGCGGAATAGCCAAGTGGCTGTGGTGGACTGAACATCATCCGGAACAAGAGCGCGAATTGCGGCTGCAGGTGCAGGAACAGTTGCACGATTGGTTTCCGGAGCAAATGGCACTGCCCGACGAGCTCTTTGGATTCATCCCGCGCTCGCAACGCCATGACGACTCGCGGCCACCCGACGTGCTGCTGCTACACGGGCTCGACGAACCTGGCGGCATCTGGGATGAACTGGCCAACGCATTCGACGAGGCCGGCATCAACGCATGGGAATTCCGTTATCCCAACGACCAGGCCATCGACCACAGCACCGACCTGCTGGCCGAGCACTGGCCGGAACTGGACAGCGACCACGAACTGATTCTTATCGGCCACAGCATGGGCGGACTGGTGATCCGGGATTTCATCACCCGCTGGCGCCATCCGGCCGATGCCGATGCCCGGGTCGATGGGCCTGCGGTGGCGGGCGTCATCCTGGTAGGCACCCCCAACCAGGGCTCGGAATGGGCGCGACTGCGCGCCTGGCTGGAACTGAGGGAATGGATCAGCGACATCCGCGAGCGGCGCTTTTCACTTTTCGCCGCCCTGCGCGACGGCACCGGTGCGGCCAAAATCGATCTTCGTCCCGACAGCCGCTTCCTGGGCGAACTCAACGAGCGCGACTGGCCGGATTGGGTGGAGATGAAGATCATTGGCGGAGTGCTGGCCGAGCCCACCCCCGCCATGACCGAAAGCGTGTCCGCCTTGGTCGAACAATTCGGCCGCGAGGGAGTTGTCGAAGAGTTGCTGGAGCGCTGGGATGATATCGGTGCCGGGCTGGGCGACGGCGTGGTGCCGGTCGAATCACTCGCCCTGCCCGACCAGCCCGAGCCGCTGGTCCTCGATGCTTCGCATCGCGGCCTGCTGGTGCCGATGCCACTCACCGAAGGCGAGCCACCTGCCATCGAGCCGGTCGTCAAGACCGTGCTCGAATGGCAAGGTGAGAACTGA
- a CDS encoding ion transporter codes for MPIRFDRNKLRETRQTSWLMLDLFMVVLVSINLVFIVFDTLYGTVAMQQLLEGFSPAFNAFYDERVHQHFLYYDLIFVAIFLAEFCFQWVMSVRKRIYPRWYFYPFMRWYDLVGCIPIGSLRMLRLLRIVSLLVRLQKMGVIDMTETRIYRFFEFYFNAFIDEVSDRVMIRTLDDVRREVEDETPITRKVITEVIAPQRELLVEHLSRRIGLIAQNSYQQHQDTIREYVDSVIGDAVRANAGIRNLERVPMLGRAVVGQLQQSINDIVYEVFDRTVRDVSAAENNRLVDESVSVIIDAILDDHPELGDIGTKMTVEAIELIKERVRVQHWKDQLRRRHERAEAMP; via the coding sequence ATGCCGATTCGATTCGATCGAAACAAACTCCGGGAAACCCGGCAGACTTCCTGGCTGATGCTGGACCTGTTCATGGTCGTACTGGTCAGCATCAACCTGGTTTTCATCGTCTTCGACACGCTCTATGGCACCGTGGCCATGCAGCAGTTGCTCGAAGGCTTCTCGCCCGCATTCAACGCGTTTTACGACGAGCGGGTGCATCAGCATTTTCTCTACTACGACCTGATATTCGTCGCCATCTTTCTGGCCGAATTCTGCTTTCAGTGGGTGATGTCAGTACGCAAGCGCATTTATCCGCGCTGGTATTTCTACCCTTTCATGCGCTGGTACGACCTGGTCGGTTGCATCCCCATCGGTTCGCTGAGAATGCTGCGGCTGTTACGGATCGTCTCGCTACTTGTGCGACTGCAGAAGATGGGCGTGATCGACATGACCGAGACGCGCATCTATCGCTTCTTCGAGTTCTACTTCAATGCCTTTATCGACGAGGTTTCCGACCGGGTCATGATCCGCACTCTCGACGACGTCAGGCGCGAAGTCGAGGATGAAACGCCGATTACCCGCAAGGTGATCACCGAGGTTATCGCCCCGCAGCGCGAGTTGCTGGTCGAGCACCTGTCGCGTCGAATCGGCCTGATCGCGCAGAACAGCTACCAGCAGCACCAGGACACGATACGGGAGTACGTCGACTCGGTTATTGGCGACGCGGTGCGCGCCAATGCCGGGATTCGCAATCTCGAGCGCGTACCCATGCTCGGGCGTGCCGTGGTCGGCCAGCTTCAGCAGTCGATCAACGACATCGTTTACGAGGTCTTCGACCGCACTGTTCGCGATGTCAGTGCCGCCGAGAACAACCGCCTGGTCGACGAAAGTGTCTCGGTCATCATCGATGCCATCCTCGACGACCACCCCGAGCTTGGCGATATCGGCACGAAGATGACAGTGGAGGCTATCGAGCTGATCAAGGAGCGCGTTCGTGTCCAGCACTGGAAGGATCAGTTGCGACGTCGACATGAGCGGGCGGAGGCCATGCCCTGA
- the kynA gene encoding tryptophan 2,3-dioxygenase, protein MANRRDLEAGIETDLKDRLTYSGYLGLERLLSAQQPLSNPAHHDEMLFIVQHQTSELWMKLLLHELGAAVNHVRSDELEPCFKILARVKQIQRQLFEQWAVLETLTPSEYAEFRGVLGGASGFQSPQYRALEFLLGNKNADMLKVFDHEPSVHAWLKNYLDQPSLYDEFLRYLSRRGLPVPADKVERDWAEPYESDPGVTEVFRQVYTDREAHWDAYEMAEKLIDIEEGFHLWRFRHMKTVERVIGHKRGTGGSSGVSFLKRALELQFFPELIDVRTEI, encoded by the coding sequence ATGGCCAATCGTCGAGACCTGGAAGCAGGCATCGAAACCGACCTGAAAGACCGTCTGACCTACTCGGGCTACCTCGGGCTGGAACGCCTGCTCTCGGCCCAGCAGCCGCTGTCGAACCCGGCGCACCATGACGAGATGCTGTTCATCGTCCAGCACCAGACCTCGGAGTTGTGGATGAAGCTGCTGTTGCACGAGCTGGGTGCGGCAGTGAACCATGTTCGCTCCGACGAGCTTGAGCCCTGTTTCAAGATCCTTGCCCGCGTCAAGCAGATCCAGCGCCAGTTGTTCGAGCAATGGGCGGTACTGGAAACGCTCACGCCCTCGGAGTATGCCGAGTTTCGCGGCGTGCTCGGTGGAGCCTCGGGTTTTCAGTCGCCACAGTATCGGGCGCTGGAGTTTCTGCTGGGTAACAAGAATGCCGACATGCTCAAGGTCTTCGACCACGAGCCTTCAGTTCATGCCTGGCTGAAGAACTATCTCGACCAGCCCAGCCTTTACGACGAGTTCCTGCGCTACCTTTCCCGTCGCGGTCTGCCGGTGCCTGCCGACAAGGTTGAACGCGACTGGGCTGAACCCTACGAGTCCGATCCGGGTGTCACCGAGGTGTTTCGCCAGGTCTACACCGATCGCGAGGCGCACTGGGATGCCTACGAGATGGCCGAGAAGCTGATCGATATCGAGGAGGGCTTTCATCTCTGGCGCTTCCGCCACATGAAAACCGTCGAGCGCGTCATCGGCCACAAGCGCGGAACCGGCGGATCGTCCGGGGTGAGTTTTCTCAAGCGCGCGCTCGAATTGCAGTTCTTCCCGGAATTGATTGACGTTCGCACAGAAATCTGA
- a CDS encoding FAD-dependent oxidoreductase, which yields MTIDQQQPIHIAGAGLAGCVLACYLARRGLAVEVFEKRADMRRQAVERGRSINLALSERGIVALREIGVLDEVMNMALPMRGRMIHDRDGNQSLQPYSTHADEVIHSVHRGELNQILIDAAEAAGARFHFDSPIESLDPANALLQPAGRAAIDLTGSPLLGCDGAGSVVRQALESGANTDTTIDWLPHGYQEFNIPPDADGAHRLAPDALHIWPRHEFMLIALPNPDGSFTATLFLTHEGDERSFAAIADADAAEAFFQQEFPDFMDLVGEDFARQHAEHPVSPLGTVRCQPWHHDHIALVGDAAHAVVPFHGQGMNCAFEDCTELNRLLDKNVADWPTLLAEYERRRKPNADAIADMALENYIEMRDKVADPTFQLQKQIEAELYTRLPELYVPRYAMVMFRTLPYAEAQRRGRIQAGILDELTREAGSLEEVDLDEGERLVRERLGKVISER from the coding sequence ATGACCATCGACCAACAACAACCCATCCACATCGCCGGGGCCGGGCTGGCCGGGTGTGTGCTGGCCTGCTACCTGGCGCGGCGGGGACTGGCCGTGGAGGTATTCGAAAAGCGCGCCGACATGCGGCGGCAGGCCGTCGAGCGCGGGCGCTCGATCAACCTGGCGCTGTCCGAACGCGGCATCGTGGCCCTGCGCGAGATCGGCGTGCTCGACGAGGTAATGAACATGGCACTGCCGATGCGCGGGCGCATGATCCACGACCGCGACGGCAATCAGTCTCTGCAACCCTACTCGACCCATGCCGACGAGGTCATCCACTCGGTCCATCGCGGCGAACTCAACCAGATCCTGATCGACGCGGCCGAAGCCGCCGGTGCGCGCTTTCACTTCGACAGCCCAATCGAATCGCTGGACCCGGCCAACGCCTTGTTGCAGCCGGCCGGGCGAGCGGCCATCGACCTGACCGGCTCCCCCCTGTTGGGCTGTGATGGTGCCGGCTCGGTCGTGCGCCAGGCGCTGGAATCGGGCGCGAACACCGACACCACCATCGACTGGCTGCCCCACGGCTACCAGGAATTCAATATTCCACCGGATGCCGACGGCGCACACCGGCTCGCGCCCGATGCCCTGCACATCTGGCCGCGCCACGAGTTCATGCTGATTGCCCTGCCCAATCCCGACGGCAGCTTTACCGCCACCCTGTTTCTGACCCACGAGGGAGACGAACGCTCGTTTGCCGCCATTGCCGATGCCGACGCCGCCGAGGCATTCTTCCAACAGGAATTTCCCGATTTCATGGACCTGGTCGGCGAGGACTTCGCCCGCCAGCACGCCGAGCACCCGGTCAGCCCTCTGGGCACGGTCCGCTGCCAACCCTGGCACCACGACCACATCGCCCTGGTCGGCGATGCCGCCCACGCCGTGGTGCCCTTCCACGGCCAGGGCATGAACTGCGCCTTCGAGGACTGCACCGAGCTCAACCGCCTGCTCGACAAGAACGTCGCCGACTGGCCCACCCTGCTGGCCGAATACGAAAGGCGGCGCAAGCCCAACGCCGATGCCATCGCCGACATGGCGCTGGAGAACTACATCGAAATGCGCGACAAGGTCGCCGACCCGACCTTTCAGCTGCAAAAACAGATCGAGGCCGAACTCTACACCCGCCTGCCCGAGCTGTATGTACCGCGCTACGCCATGGTCATGTTCCGCACCCTGCCCTACGCCGAGGCCCAGCGGCGCGGTCGCATACAGGCCGGAATCCTCGATGAGCTGACGCGGGAGGCCGGCTCCCTGGAGGAGGTTGATCTGGATGAGGGCGAACGACTGGTGCGGGAAAGGTTGGGGAAAGTAATAAGTGAAAGGTGA
- the kynU gene encoding kynureninase yields the protein MNTPEFTNLEQAAVLARELDQADPLGGWRERFHIPRDDRGGEQAYFCGNSLGLQPKATRAALEADLNMWAEQAVEGHFAGPHPWMPAHEFLREPLARLVGAKPHEVVAMNSLTVNLHLMMVSFYRPEGVRRKILIEAGAFPSDRHATWSQVIFHGGDPEHDLIELAPDPDSGLLDDRRVIEAIEAHAGELALVLLPGVQYRTGQLFDIAGITATARRHGVPIGWDLAHAAGNVPLRLHEWDCDFAAWCHYKYCNSGPGAVAGCFVHERHGRVTDLRKLPRFAGWWGHDAGSRFRMGPEFHATPGADAWQLSNPPILALTPVRVATEMFAEAGMDALREKSEKMTGFLEAMVRRLLAEHVQIITPADPARRGCQLSLRITHPEHSGREVFEYLTGQGIVGDWREPDVIRVAPVPMYSRYDDCLRLVRALMDSL from the coding sequence ATGAACACACCCGAATTCACCAACCTGGAACAAGCCGCCGTATTGGCGCGCGAACTCGACCAGGCCGATCCGCTGGGCGGATGGCGCGAGCGATTTCATATTCCGCGCGACGACCGTGGCGGCGAGCAGGCCTACTTTTGCGGCAACTCGCTGGGGTTGCAGCCAAAAGCGACTCGTGCCGCGCTGGAGGCCGACCTGAACATGTGGGCCGAGCAGGCCGTCGAGGGGCATTTCGCGGGACCGCATCCGTGGATGCCGGCGCATGAGTTCCTGCGCGAGCCGCTGGCCCGCCTGGTCGGCGCGAAGCCGCACGAAGTCGTGGCCATGAACAGTCTTACCGTCAACCTGCACCTGATGATGGTGAGCTTCTATCGCCCCGAAGGCGTGCGCCGAAAGATTCTGATCGAGGCTGGGGCCTTTCCTTCCGACCGCCATGCCACCTGGTCGCAGGTCATCTTTCACGGTGGCGATCCCGAACACGATCTGATCGAGCTCGCCCCCGATCCCGACTCCGGCCTGCTTGATGACCGGCGCGTCATCGAGGCCATCGAGGCCCATGCCGGCGAGCTGGCCCTGGTGCTGCTGCCGGGCGTTCAGTACCGCACCGGGCAGTTGTTCGATATCGCCGGCATTACCGCAACTGCCCGCCGCCATGGTGTCCCCATCGGCTGGGATCTGGCCCACGCCGCCGGCAACGTACCCCTGAGACTGCATGAATGGGATTGTGACTTCGCCGCCTGGTGCCACTACAAGTACTGCAATTCCGGGCCTGGAGCCGTGGCCGGCTGTTTCGTGCATGAACGCCATGGCCGGGTCACCGACTTGAGAAAACTCCCGCGCTTTGCCGGCTGGTGGGGCCACGATGCCGGGTCGCGCTTTCGCATGGGGCCGGAGTTTCATGCCACCCCTGGTGCCGATGCCTGGCAGCTCAGCAACCCGCCCATCCTGGCCCTGACCCCGGTGCGCGTGGCCACCGAAATGTTTGCCGAGGCCGGCATGGACGCCCTGCGTGAGAAATCGGAGAAGATGACCGGGTTCCTCGAAGCCATGGTCCGGCGTTTGCTGGCCGAACACGTCCAGATCATCACCCCCGCCGACCCGGCCCGACGCGGCTGCCAGCTCTCGCTGCGCATCACTCATCCCGAACACTCCGGGCGCGAGGTCTTCGAGTACCTGACAGGCCAGGGCATCGTCGGCGACTGGCGCGAACCCGACGTGATCCGCGTCGCGCCAGTGCCGATGTATAGCCGTTACGATGATTGCCTGCGACTGGTCAGGGCGCTGATGGACAGCTTGTGA
- a CDS encoding cyclase family protein, which produces MKLWFEHRGQRYQADGNTGISLALPLDFAGSQPSFYGVEPASAQALEAGNFVGDTARGGSCNVERLELTPHCHGTHTESIAHLSHAFTEPPCPPAWMAARVVSVMTHVCKQTGETYPPPGQANEKVISRADLSAADIDTPALIVRTRPNDPGKRQRQYQGDNPHPYFTLEAIDWLLHRGVEHLLVDTPSIDRGQDDGSLPAHRRFWALNEDRQPTQETVAERTVTEFVFVPDEVPDGLYLLNLQLPDWCTDAVPSRPVVFPLACPKNLWEEG; this is translated from the coding sequence TTGAAGCTGTGGTTCGAACACCGGGGACAACGCTACCAGGCTGATGGGAATACCGGCATCAGCCTGGCCCTGCCGCTGGATTTTGCCGGAAGCCAACCCTCTTTCTACGGCGTTGAACCGGCCAGTGCCCAGGCGTTGGAAGCCGGTAACTTCGTCGGCGATACCGCGCGCGGCGGGTCGTGCAATGTCGAGCGTCTGGAGCTCACTCCCCACTGCCACGGCACCCACACCGAAAGCATTGCCCACCTCAGCCATGCCTTCACCGAACCACCCTGCCCGCCGGCCTGGATGGCCGCGCGCGTGGTCAGCGTGATGACCCACGTCTGCAAGCAGACCGGCGAGACCTATCCTCCGCCGGGCCAGGCCAATGAGAAGGTCATCAGCCGTGCCGACCTATCCGCTGCCGATATCGACACCCCGGCGCTGATCGTTCGCACCCGGCCCAACGATCCGGGCAAGCGGCAGCGACAATACCAGGGCGACAATCCGCATCCCTATTTCACCCTGGAAGCCATCGACTGGCTGCTGCATCGCGGCGTCGAACACCTGCTGGTCGACACTCCGTCCATCGACCGAGGCCAGGATGACGGCAGTCTGCCGGCCCATCGCCGCTTCTGGGCCCTGAACGAAGACCGCCAGCCGACGCAAGAGACCGTGGCCGAACGCACGGTCACCGAGTTCGTTTTTGTACCCGACGAGGTGCCCGACGGGCTGTACCTGCTGAACCTGCAGTTGCCGGACTGGTGTACGGATGCGGTGCCGAGTCGGCCGGTGGTGTTTCCGCTCGCCTGCCCGAAGAACCTCTGGGAGGAGGGGTAA
- a CDS encoding amidohydrolase family protein produces the protein MNMLKIDMHSHILPREWPDLNEKFNTTGFPTIHHDTGRDDSKAEIHKDGKFFRAVDPLSWDIEQRIADYGAKGVQVQVACTVPVMFSYHADPEHALYLGQYLNDHLAEQCREHPRHLAGLATLPLQAPELAARELERCVKELGLRGVQIGSHINSWNLNDPELEPVFAAASDLGAAVLVHPWDMMGKESMNKYWLPWLVGMPAEQSRAICSMIFGGVFDRHPNMRVLFAHGGGSFPFTIGRIEHGWRMRPDLVAVDNPNGGPRDYLDRFYLDSCVHDQKALEYLLELMGPERIAMGTDYPFPLGEQQPGSGIDSLDLDEPTRERLYHGTALEWLGLERDQFA, from the coding sequence ATGAATATGCTCAAAATCGACATGCACTCCCACATCCTGCCGCGCGAGTGGCCGGATCTGAACGAGAAGTTCAACACCACCGGCTTCCCGACCATTCACCACGACACCGGCCGGGACGATAGCAAGGCCGAGATTCATAAGGACGGCAAGTTCTTCCGGGCGGTTGATCCCCTGAGCTGGGATATCGAGCAACGCATTGCCGACTACGGCGCCAAGGGCGTGCAGGTGCAGGTCGCCTGCACCGTGCCGGTGATGTTCAGCTACCACGCCGATCCCGAGCACGCGCTTTACCTGGGCCAGTATCTCAACGACCACCTGGCCGAGCAGTGCCGCGAACATCCGCGTCACCTGGCCGGCCTGGCCACCCTGCCGCTGCAGGCACCGGAACTGGCCGCACGCGAGCTGGAACGTTGTGTCAAGGAGCTGGGCCTCAGGGGCGTACAGATCGGCTCGCACATCAACAGCTGGAACCTGAATGACCCCGAGCTAGAGCCTGTATTTGCCGCGGCCAGCGACCTGGGCGCGGCCGTCCTGGTGCATCCCTGGGACATGATGGGCAAGGAATCGATGAACAAGTACTGGCTACCGTGGCTGGTGGGCATGCCGGCCGAGCAGTCGCGCGCGATCTGCTCGATGATCTTCGGCGGCGTGTTCGACCGTCACCCGAACATGCGAGTCCTGTTCGCCCATGGTGGTGGCAGCTTCCCGTTCACCATCGGCCGTATCGAGCACGGCTGGCGCATGCGCCCGGACCTGGTCGCGGTGGACAATCCCAACGGTGGCCCGCGCGACTACCTCGACCGCTTCTACCTCGACTCCTGCGTGCATGACCAGAAGGCACTGGAATACCTGCTCGAGCTGATGGGCCCGGAGCGCATCGCCATGGGCACGGACTACCCCTTCCCGCTGGGCGAACAGCAGCCCGGCAGCGGCATCGACAGTCTCGACCTGGACGAGCCCACGCGTGAACGGCTCTATCACGGCACGGCGCTGGAGTGGCTGGGGCTCGAGCGGGATCAATTCGCTTGA
- a CDS encoding 3-hydroxyanthranilate 3,4-dioxygenase: MLPSMPIDFKQWIEDNRHLLKPPVGNKMIWSDEDFIVMVVGGPNERTDYHYDEGPEFFYQVEGDMLLKVIENGQPKDITIREGEIFLLPPKVPHSPQRFADTVGLVIERKRLPEEKDGLMWFCPECNACVYEEYFELKNIEKDFPPVFERFFSSEENRTCPQCGHLHPEK, encoded by the coding sequence ATGTTGCCAAGCATGCCAATCGACTTCAAGCAATGGATCGAGGACAACCGCCACCTGCTGAAACCCCCGGTGGGCAACAAGATGATCTGGTCCGACGAGGACTTCATCGTCATGGTGGTGGGCGGACCGAACGAGCGCACTGACTACCATTACGACGAAGGCCCGGAATTCTTTTATCAGGTCGAGGGCGACATGCTGCTCAAGGTCATCGAGAACGGCCAGCCGAAGGACATCACCATCCGCGAGGGCGAGATCTTCCTGCTGCCGCCGAAAGTGCCGCATTCGCCGCAGCGGTTCGCCGATACCGTCGGCCTGGTCATCGAACGCAAACGCCTGCCGGAAGAGAAGGACGGCCTGATGTGGTTCTGCCCGGAATGCAATGCTTGCGTTTACGAGGAATACTTCGAGCTGAAGAACATCGAAAAGGATTTCCCGCCGGTGTTCGAACGCTTCTTCAGCAGCGAGGAGAATCGCACCTGTCCGCAGTGTGGGCATCTGCATCCGGAGAAATGA
- a CDS encoding RidA family protein has translation MSNQEHSTENAPPPVGAYPHSRRAGPFLFLSGVGPRAPKGKDIPGVTLNEEGEVIAYDVADQTRSVFRNVRAILEASGARWEDLVDVTVFLTDMKRDFATFNRIYAEHFTDHRPCRTTVEVGALPTPIAVELKCVAYLGDE, from the coding sequence ATGAGCAACCAAGAGCACAGCACCGAAAACGCCCCACCCCCCGTCGGCGCCTACCCGCATTCACGACGCGCCGGGCCGTTCCTGTTTCTGTCCGGCGTCGGACCCCGTGCGCCGAAGGGAAAAGACATTCCCGGCGTGACGCTGAACGAGGAAGGAGAAGTGATCGCCTACGATGTCGCCGATCAGACTCGCTCGGTGTTTCGCAACGTCCGCGCCATTCTCGAAGCCTCGGGTGCGCGCTGGGAAGACCTGGTCGACGTGACCGTGTTCCTGACCGACATGAAACGCGACTTCGCCACCTTCAACCGTATCTACGCCGAACACTTCACCGACCACCGCCCCTGCCGCACCACGGTGGAGGTCGGGGCACTGCCCACGCCGATTGCAGTCGAGTTGAAGTGTGTTGCTTATTTGGGGGACGAGTGA